A window of Sphingobacterium sp. SRCM116780 contains these coding sequences:
- a CDS encoding putative quinol monooxygenase, with translation MKVYLTVVLRTKEAYREQVKQTLLDMVRQTRLEPAAELYNLHQGTEDPNVFTFYETWSDQAGLDAHNEQPYIKNFGTVAQEYLADAPLIIKTNLI, from the coding sequence ATGAAAGTTTATTTAACCGTTGTATTACGTACGAAAGAAGCTTATCGCGAACAAGTAAAACAAACCCTGCTGGATATGGTTCGTCAGACGCGTCTTGAACCTGCTGCCGAACTGTATAATCTACATCAAGGTACCGAAGACCCGAATGTATTTACATTTTATGAAACATGGTCAGATCAAGCAGGTCTCGACGCACATAATGAACAACCTTATATCAAAAATTTTGGAACAGTTGCTCAAGAATATTTAGCTGATGCCCCTCTTATCATCAAAACGAATTTGATATAA
- a CDS encoding low molecular weight protein tyrosine phosphatase family protein, which produces MQNILFICSRNRWRSLTAETIYKNHPSIKVKSAGTESNARIKVNAKHLTWADRVFVMEKHHKEKLITQFPVETKALEIVTLEIPDQYKFMDKDLIEELESSVSWYFEEQ; this is translated from the coding sequence ATGCAAAACATATTATTCATTTGTAGTAGAAATAGGTGGAGAAGTTTAACAGCGGAAACAATTTATAAAAACCATCCCTCGATTAAAGTCAAATCTGCCGGAACCGAAAGTAATGCAAGAATAAAAGTAAACGCAAAGCACTTAACTTGGGCCGATAGGGTATTTGTAATGGAAAAGCATCATAAAGAAAAATTAATAACGCAATTTCCTGTTGAAACTAAAGCGTTAGAAATAGTCACCTTGGAAATCCCTGATCAATACAAATTCATGGATAAAGACTTAATTGAAGAGCTTGAGAGCTCTGTTTCCTGGTATTTCGAGGAACAATAA
- a CDS encoding DEAD/DEAH box helicase: MSFESLGLSHHIIHSVKQLGYLKPFPIQEQTIPVILSGKDLMGIAQTGSGKTACFVMPILEKLQQQEVKRDRNIQVLVLVPTRELAIQIDEVFRAFTGHLKREIKTMAVYGGVSINPQMKGMLGVEVLTATPGRLLDLIHNKALSISQIQHLVIDEADKMFQLGFEDELKQIFALLPKKKQTTLFSATLNDKISEIKNILAIQPVVVEIAKDALDIDKIDQVAYHVTAETKGPFLRYLIKENKMNQVLVFVSSTRTADKLVEKLLKNKIRAISIHGEKSQGSRRDHLDYFKKGDVQVLVATDLIGRGIHIDALPVVINFELPRSPLDYVHRIGRTGRAHDAGSAITLLTDEDMHHFGVIQKKMGKTVEIKPTTDINLHGY; encoded by the coding sequence ATGTCATTTGAATCTTTAGGATTATCACACCATATTATTCATTCTGTTAAACAATTGGGTTATCTAAAACCTTTTCCAATACAAGAACAAACCATTCCGGTTATCTTGTCGGGAAAAGATTTAATGGGAATTGCACAAACAGGATCGGGAAAGACAGCTTGTTTTGTGATGCCTATTCTAGAGAAACTACAGCAGCAGGAGGTTAAGCGTGATCGAAATATTCAGGTATTAGTTCTTGTTCCCACGCGTGAATTAGCTATTCAAATCGATGAAGTTTTTAGGGCTTTTACAGGCCATCTAAAACGTGAAATCAAAACGATGGCGGTCTATGGAGGTGTTTCTATCAATCCGCAAATGAAAGGGATGTTAGGGGTGGAAGTGTTAACCGCAACTCCAGGTCGTCTGCTCGACTTAATCCATAACAAAGCATTAAGCATTAGTCAAATTCAACATTTAGTTATTGATGAGGCTGATAAAATGTTTCAGTTAGGATTTGAGGATGAATTAAAGCAAATTTTTGCTTTGTTGCCTAAGAAAAAACAAACGACATTATTTTCAGCAACTTTAAATGATAAAATTTCTGAAATAAAGAATATTCTAGCGATTCAACCTGTTGTTGTAGAGATTGCAAAAGATGCTCTTGATATTGATAAAATAGATCAGGTAGCTTATCATGTGACTGCAGAAACGAAGGGGCCATTCTTGCGCTATCTGATCAAAGAAAATAAAATGAATCAGGTTCTGGTATTTGTATCTTCTACACGTACGGCTGATAAACTCGTGGAGAAGCTACTGAAAAATAAAATTAGGGCTATTTCTATTCATGGTGAAAAATCACAAGGGAGTAGAAGAGATCATCTGGATTATTTTAAAAAAGGGGATGTGCAAGTTTTAGTTGCTACAGATTTAATCGGTCGTGGTATCCATATTGATGCTTTACCAGTTGTTATTAATTTTGAACTCCCACGTTCTCCATTGGATTATGTTCACCGTATTGGTCGAACTGGTCGTGCACATGATGCTGGATCTGCTATTACTTTATTAACAGATGAGGACATGCATCACTTTGGTGTTATTCAAAAGAAAATGGGTAAAACTGTTGAAATAAAACCTACGACGGATATCAATTTACATGGTTATTAG
- the hemJ gene encoding protoporphyrinogen oxidase HemJ, whose product MVYLYAKAVHIIFVICWMAGLFYMPRLFIYHTEAKDQSKEAYTVLHKQFSIMENRLWWVITTPSMYITVISALVMLYINPELLQMGWMQVKLLFVAGMITYHFISQRMMFNLRDEKSTLSSSKLRMWNEVATILLFAIVFTVILKSALNWIYGVLGLLSLAILLMLLIKAYKKYRLSKGNK is encoded by the coding sequence ATGGTTTATCTCTACGCTAAGGCTGTACATATTATATTTGTTATTTGTTGGATGGCAGGTTTATTTTATATGCCTCGATTATTTATTTATCATACGGAAGCTAAGGATCAATCTAAAGAAGCCTATACTGTTTTACATAAACAATTCTCGATCATGGAAAACCGTTTGTGGTGGGTGATTACGACACCATCCATGTATATTACGGTTATCTCTGCATTGGTCATGTTGTATATCAATCCCGAATTATTACAAATGGGCTGGATGCAAGTGAAGCTGTTATTTGTAGCAGGTATGATCACTTATCATTTCATCAGTCAGCGTATGATGTTCAACCTCCGTGATGAAAAATCAACATTAAGTTCTTCCAAACTCCGCATGTGGAATGAAGTAGCAACCATTCTATTATTTGCCATTGTATTTACCGTTATTTTAAAATCTGCATTAAATTGGATCTATGGTGTACTTGGTCTTTTATCTTTAGCCATTTTGTTAATGTTATTGATTAAGGCGTATAAAAAATACAGACTATCAAAAGGTAATAAGTAA
- the hemE gene encoding uroporphyrinogen decarboxylase, translating into MSTTLQNDLLIRAAFSQQTERPPVWMMRQAGRFMPQYWEIKNKYSFLEMCKTPEIAADVTMLPVDLLGIDAAILFSDILVTAEAMGGDLSFEQGVGPRFANPVRSFADADKLTTDCLPKLEYVADAIKVIQQRLNGSIPLIGFAGAPFTILSYLVEGASSKDFKLTKLMLNNEPKLAHTILQKIADVTVEYLNMQIAAGVNAIQLFDSWALALSWNDYQEFSHYYNQQIIAKLNRQDIPVISFCKGSSVFAPIMAEAKPDVISVDWNADLKNIKQSLPSGIAVQGNLDPFVLYADKKVIKDKIIQLFERMRGENGFIFNLGHGIMPDIPFDNVKYAIEVVKEFRY; encoded by the coding sequence GTGAGTACTACTTTACAAAACGACTTATTGATTAGAGCTGCATTTTCGCAGCAGACAGAACGTCCACCTGTGTGGATGATGCGCCAAGCTGGAAGATTTATGCCTCAGTATTGGGAGATAAAAAATAAATATTCCTTTTTGGAAATGTGCAAAACTCCAGAAATTGCAGCCGATGTAACCATGTTGCCTGTTGATTTATTAGGAATTGATGCTGCAATTTTGTTTTCCGATATTTTGGTAACTGCAGAAGCTATGGGTGGGGATTTGAGTTTTGAACAAGGGGTAGGTCCTCGTTTTGCAAATCCAGTGCGCTCTTTTGCGGATGCTGATAAATTGACAACAGATTGTCTTCCCAAATTGGAATATGTTGCTGATGCGATAAAAGTTATTCAACAACGTTTGAATGGCAGTATTCCTTTAATTGGTTTTGCTGGTGCACCTTTTACCATCTTGAGTTACTTAGTGGAAGGGGCTTCTTCAAAAGATTTCAAATTGACTAAATTGATGTTGAATAATGAGCCTAAGCTGGCGCATACTATTCTTCAGAAAATCGCGGATGTTACCGTGGAATATTTGAATATGCAGATCGCTGCAGGGGTAAATGCTATTCAATTATTTGATAGCTGGGCATTGGCATTATCTTGGAATGATTATCAAGAGTTCTCGCATTATTACAATCAGCAGATTATAGCTAAATTGAATCGGCAGGATATTCCAGTGATTTCATTTTGTAAGGGTTCTTCTGTTTTTGCTCCTATTATGGCAGAGGCAAAACCCGATGTAATTTCAGTAGATTGGAATGCTGATTTAAAAAATATTAAGCAATCGTTGCCTTCAGGGATTGCTGTTCAGGGTAATTTAGATCCTTTCGTTTTATATGCGGACAAAAAAGTAATCAAAGATAAAATAATCCAATTGTTTGAACGCATGCGCGGAGAAAACGGATTTATTTTTAATTTAGGACATGGAATCATGCCTGATATTCCTTTCGATAACGTAAAATACGCCATTGAAGTTGTAAAAGAATTCAGGTATTAA
- a CDS encoding response regulator transcription factor, with protein sequence MQSKQRILLVEDEEHLLEAIKLNLELEGYRVTTATDGKKALKIFKEERFNLIILDVMIPEIDGFQVAETIRLQNTEVPIMFLTAKNSSEDRITGLKKGADDYLIKPFNLEELILRVGNLVRRSLKPDDLKELNSYQIGDKTIYFNSYELHHADGTITSLTKKETMLLKLLIERRNEAVSREQILETVWNYDVYPSTRTIDNFILTFRKYFEPDQKHPIYFHSIRGVGYKFTDNNA encoded by the coding sequence ATGCAAAGTAAACAACGCATACTACTCGTAGAGGACGAAGAACACTTGTTAGAGGCTATCAAGTTAAATTTGGAGTTAGAAGGCTACCGTGTCACAACAGCGACAGACGGTAAAAAGGCTTTGAAAATCTTCAAGGAAGAACGCTTCAACTTAATCATTTTGGATGTCATGATTCCAGAAATTGATGGATTTCAAGTAGCAGAAACCATTCGTCTTCAAAATACTGAAGTTCCGATTATGTTTTTAACGGCTAAAAATAGCAGTGAAGATCGTATTACTGGACTTAAAAAAGGAGCTGATGATTATTTAATAAAACCCTTCAATTTAGAAGAACTTATTCTTCGGGTAGGTAACTTGGTTCGTAGAAGTTTGAAACCGGATGATTTGAAAGAGCTCAACTCGTATCAGATTGGCGACAAGACAATTTATTTTAATTCTTACGAATTGCATCACGCTGATGGTACCATTACATCTTTGACAAAGAAGGAGACAATGTTGTTGAAGTTGCTTATTGAGCGTCGTAATGAGGCTGTTTCTCGTGAACAAATTTTAGAAACGGTATGGAACTATGATGTTTATCCTTCGACACGTACGATTGATAATTTTATATTGACTTTCCGTAAATATTTTGAACCTGATCAAAAGCATCCTATTTATTTCCACTCTATTCGTGGGGTAGGCTATAAGTTTACAGATAACAACGCATAG
- a CDS encoding sensor histidine kinase → MKKALVLFYFLVFYATSQLIWWGVMLVQFQPQRKPMIIGEGIFFLLIFMWGAMRLKKLFVREQKLQQQQQNFLLAITHELKSPLASVKLYIQTILKRDLDKEQQQVFLKNSLKDIERLDDLVENVLMTTKLENRNFNLPKEEFNLTELVEQIVDRLQKNACRTQVLKPNLQENIMLYADKFAISNVVTNLIENAIKYSPPCANVVVKLANEGNGIIFSVADHGIGIRDEEKKLIFNKFYRVGSEATRKTKGTGLGLYIVKTVLQKHNASIKVKDNTPSGSIFEVTFDKNAK, encoded by the coding sequence ATGAAAAAAGCACTTGTTTTATTTTATTTTCTTGTTTTTTATGCTACCTCTCAATTGATTTGGTGGGGAGTTATGCTGGTACAATTTCAACCTCAACGGAAACCGATGATCATCGGGGAAGGTATATTTTTCTTACTGATCTTTATGTGGGGGGCGATGCGGTTAAAAAAACTATTTGTCCGGGAACAAAAATTACAACAACAGCAACAGAATTTTTTGCTTGCCATAACACATGAGTTAAAATCTCCATTGGCTTCTGTGAAATTGTATATCCAAACCATCTTAAAAAGAGATCTGGATAAAGAACAGCAACAGGTTTTTCTTAAAAATTCATTGAAAGATATTGAACGGTTAGATGATTTGGTGGAGAATGTATTGATGACCACCAAACTTGAAAATCGCAATTTTAATTTACCAAAGGAAGAGTTTAATTTGACAGAATTGGTGGAACAAATCGTTGATCGTCTGCAAAAGAATGCATGCCGTACACAGGTTTTGAAACCCAATTTACAGGAGAATATCATGCTATATGCCGATAAGTTTGCCATTAGTAATGTGGTGACCAATTTGATTGAGAATGCCATTAAATATTCACCTCCATGTGCAAATGTTGTTGTTAAATTGGCAAATGAAGGCAATGGAATTATTTTTTCCGTTGCGGATCATGGAATTGGTATCCGTGATGAAGAGAAAAAACTTATCTTTAATAAATTTTATCGTGTAGGAAGTGAGGCAACTCGTAAAACTAAAGGAACAGGTTTGGGGTTGTATATAGTGAAGACGGTTTTGCAGAAACATAACGCGTCTATTAAAGTAAAAGATAACACTCCTTCGGGGAGTATTTTTGAAGTAACATTTGATAAAAATGCAAAGTAA
- a CDS encoding YjjG family noncanonical pyrimidine nucleotidase: protein MFKNKKKDIFFDLDHTIWDFDKNAEETLHELYYQYQFDQLFQQPTSELFIQTYTVNNHRLWNLYHHGKIDKTELRRARFADTFTQLGVDPILFPKNFEEEYLFICPQKTNLFPHAHETLTYLYDQYNLHLISNGFKEACETKLATSDLNKYFKNVFISEVVGVNKPDPRIFHFAINQADARAYTSMMIGDNLDADVRGAMQVGMDAIFFNPTWAEKPQDIPHMITNLKELQSIL, encoded by the coding sequence ATGTTTAAAAACAAAAAAAAGGATATATTCTTCGATTTGGACCATACCATTTGGGATTTTGACAAAAATGCAGAAGAGACATTGCATGAATTATACTATCAATATCAATTTGATCAATTATTCCAACAGCCAACTTCTGAACTCTTCATTCAAACCTATACCGTTAATAATCACCGTCTTTGGAATCTGTACCATCATGGTAAAATAGATAAAACAGAATTACGTCGAGCCCGTTTTGCAGATACCTTTACACAACTAGGGGTCGATCCGATACTTTTTCCAAAGAATTTTGAAGAAGAATATTTATTCATTTGTCCACAAAAGACAAATTTATTTCCACATGCACATGAAACATTAACTTATCTGTATGATCAGTATAATTTACATTTGATTTCCAATGGATTTAAAGAAGCTTGCGAGACCAAATTAGCGACAAGCGATTTGAATAAATATTTCAAAAATGTCTTTATATCTGAAGTTGTTGGTGTCAATAAACCAGATCCTCGAATATTCCATTTCGCCATCAATCAAGCGGATGCACGGGCATATACTTCCATGATGATTGGCGATAATTTGGATGCCGATGTTCGTGGCGCTATGCAGGTAGGAATGGATGCTATATTTTTTAATCCTACATGGGCAGAAAAACCACAAGATATACCGCACATGATCACGAATTTAAAAGAACTACAATCTATTTTATAA
- a CDS encoding DUF1080 domain-containing protein, which produces MKLNAIVLAAAIVACTSNISGSFAQEKKEVPAYKILDLPRVNLKKFKKNKQGAYILFDGTSLEGWRGYDKTVVPKKWVLDDGAIKFDSQANVGKDEGGDLIFAYDFKNFELELEWKVAKGSNSGIFFLAKEVEGQPIYISSPECQVLDNENHPDAKMGVDGNRKSTSLYDMIPAKPQNAKPYGEWNKVKIVVNNGKVEQWQNGVKVVEYTLWDQSWIDLLQKSKFSETKWPLAYELLKNVGGKSKSGVIGFQDHGNDVWFKNVTVKKL; this is translated from the coding sequence ATGAAATTAAATGCAATCGTTTTAGCAGCGGCAATAGTCGCTTGCACATCCAATATCAGTGGGTCATTTGCCCAAGAGAAAAAAGAAGTTCCAGCTTATAAAATCTTAGATCTGCCGAGAGTAAATTTGAAAAAATTTAAGAAAAATAAACAAGGAGCCTATATCCTTTTTGATGGTACATCTTTAGAAGGATGGCGTGGATATGATAAAACTGTCGTTCCTAAAAAATGGGTTCTTGATGATGGAGCCATCAAGTTTGACAGCCAAGCTAATGTAGGAAAAGATGAAGGGGGTGATTTAATTTTTGCGTATGATTTCAAAAATTTTGAATTGGAATTGGAATGGAAAGTTGCTAAAGGATCGAACTCGGGTATTTTCTTTTTAGCGAAGGAAGTTGAAGGGCAACCGATTTATATTTCTAGCCCAGAATGTCAGGTGTTGGATAATGAAAATCATCCGGATGCTAAAATGGGAGTAGATGGTAATCGTAAGTCGACTTCATTGTATGATATGATTCCGGCTAAACCTCAAAATGCTAAACCTTATGGCGAATGGAATAAAGTGAAGATCGTGGTGAATAATGGCAAAGTTGAACAATGGCAAAATGGTGTAAAAGTTGTTGAATACACGCTTTGGGATCAATCTTGGATTGATTTATTACAAAAAAGTAAATTCAGCGAAACAAAATGGCCATTGGCTTATGAGTTGTTGAAAAATGTAGGTGGTAAGTCGAAATCTGGTGTTATTGGTTTCCAAGATCATGGTAATGATGTTTGGTTCAAAAATGTCACGGTTAAAAAATTGTAA
- a CDS encoding TonB-dependent receptor domain-containing protein, whose product MLSKNQSLLVTFLITTLFFPMLALAQSGKISAVLVDEKTGATVNYASAALLTGASQTYLKGTQSDDKGVITFNDVPNGTFTLRVTYVGYLDFLKTNVTIANSSSVNLGKLTLKPSGEVLNEVVVEGKVPAMQIGIDRKVFNVGESLVSAGGTATDLLANVPTLQVDQDGTVSLRGSNVKILIDGKESAMAGSNVTALLQSLPANSIEKVEIITNPSSKYDAEGQTGIVNIVMKKNIRTGLNGSVNASVGSYDNYMAGLTLNYRDKKFNYFGSYNFNHRNMVGSGKSDNTFLDNNSRIYNESESSRKGKGHTVKAGVDYSVTDKTTLGLSANISVRNSDRSEDLNYQYFNHPKLSGTSNRNSRQFEDDLGYDLNFDFRHQFKRSGEELTATASYGNDKEDGTNDFVQQYTDDNPDSGRKNVTSENGKVINLQADYILPFSETSKFEAGYRTQIRKSFDTQFSDTLNVNNGHYFPDYLISNDFDFTSTVHAVYANYQNRLSKKIGYQLGLRAEQFELKSTYFSKDPAVVDKETHANQDFFRLYPTVFLTYDVGDAGDKVQLSYSRRVQRAQGWQVNPFLDVSDDMNRRQGNPNLKPEDVHAVELSFAKTFGKVNLVSSAYFNYTNDVIQPYVFRVDNTNSVTYSRWENLTSRSLSGLELISKVNATKDFDFTFNLNLININYKANEAYKLKGSNGFAYNSNLTVNYRLTPTFTAQVKGDYNSSRVVAQGNMNAMTGVDVALKKDILNKKASIMFNARDLFNSRKMEGYMETPQLISDFERRWMKRMFTLSFSYRFGSQDLSKLKKKENNPNEVSGGEEY is encoded by the coding sequence ATGTTATCAAAAAATCAATCTTTACTTGTTACTTTTTTAATTACAACCTTGTTCTTTCCAATGCTAGCTTTAGCACAATCAGGAAAGATATCCGCCGTACTTGTAGATGAAAAAACTGGTGCTACAGTCAATTATGCCAGTGCAGCTTTACTCACTGGTGCTAGTCAAACCTATTTAAAAGGAACCCAATCTGACGATAAAGGAGTAATAACTTTTAATGATGTTCCAAATGGGACTTTCACACTTCGAGTTACTTATGTCGGCTATTTGGATTTCTTAAAAACGAATGTTACAATCGCTAATTCTTCTTCTGTCAATCTTGGTAAACTCACATTGAAACCTTCTGGTGAAGTATTAAACGAAGTTGTTGTGGAGGGAAAAGTCCCTGCCATGCAGATCGGGATTGATCGCAAGGTTTTTAATGTAGGCGAAAGCTTAGTGAGTGCAGGTGGTACCGCAACAGATCTACTGGCAAATGTGCCTACGCTACAGGTAGATCAAGATGGTACGGTTAGTCTGAGAGGCTCTAATGTTAAGATTTTAATCGATGGGAAAGAGTCTGCTATGGCAGGAAGTAACGTGACCGCTTTATTGCAAAGTTTACCTGCAAATTCAATTGAAAAGGTCGAAATCATTACGAATCCCTCATCGAAATATGATGCAGAGGGACAGACGGGTATTGTGAATATTGTGATGAAGAAAAATATCCGTACAGGACTGAATGGATCTGTAAATGCTTCTGTTGGATCTTATGATAATTATATGGCTGGGCTGACGTTGAATTACCGGGATAAGAAGTTTAATTATTTTGGTAGCTATAATTTCAATCATCGAAATATGGTTGGAAGTGGGAAAAGTGATAATACCTTTTTGGATAATAATAGTCGGATTTATAATGAGTCCGAATCATCACGTAAAGGGAAGGGACATACCGTTAAAGCTGGAGTTGATTATTCTGTAACCGATAAAACAACTTTAGGACTGTCTGCGAATATAAGTGTTCGAAACAGTGATCGTTCTGAAGATTTGAATTATCAATATTTTAATCATCCTAAATTATCAGGCACAAGTAATCGTAATTCGAGACAATTTGAAGATGATCTTGGCTATGATTTAAATTTTGATTTCAGACATCAATTTAAAAGATCCGGTGAGGAATTGACTGCCACTGCGAGTTATGGAAACGATAAAGAAGATGGTACAAATGATTTTGTACAACAGTATACAGATGATAATCCAGATAGTGGACGGAAGAATGTGACTTCTGAAAATGGAAAAGTGATTAATTTACAGGCAGACTATATACTTCCGTTTTCGGAAACGAGTAAGTTTGAAGCGGGGTATCGTACGCAAATTAGAAAATCTTTTGACACACAATTCTCGGATACTTTAAATGTCAACAATGGTCATTATTTCCCCGATTATTTGATCAGTAATGATTTTGATTTCACCAGTACAGTACATGCAGTATATGCAAATTATCAAAACAGATTGAGTAAAAAGATTGGCTACCAATTGGGATTACGTGCAGAACAATTTGAATTAAAATCTACCTATTTTTCCAAAGACCCTGCAGTCGTAGATAAAGAAACACATGCTAATCAAGATTTTTTTCGATTATATCCGACAGTTTTCTTGACCTATGATGTGGGTGATGCTGGTGATAAGGTACAGTTGAGTTATTCTCGTCGTGTACAACGTGCGCAAGGCTGGCAGGTGAATCCATTTTTGGATGTGTCGGATGATATGAATCGTCGTCAGGGTAATCCCAATTTAAAACCTGAAGATGTTCATGCTGTTGAATTGAGTTTCGCGAAAACTTTTGGTAAAGTGAATTTGGTTAGCTCCGCATATTTTAACTATACGAATGATGTTATACAGCCTTATGTTTTTCGTGTAGACAATACCAATAGTGTAACTTATAGTAGATGGGAAAATTTAACAAGTCGTAGTTTATCTGGTTTGGAACTTATTTCGAAAGTCAATGCAACAAAGGACTTCGATTTTACGTTCAATCTGAACCTGATCAATATCAATTATAAAGCAAATGAAGCTTACAAGTTAAAGGGTTCTAATGGCTTTGCTTACAATTCGAATCTGACCGTGAATTATCGGCTTACCCCAACTTTTACCGCGCAAGTAAAAGGAGATTATAATTCTTCTCGTGTGGTCGCACAAGGAAATATGAATGCGATGACGGGTGTTGATGTTGCTTTGAAAAAAGATATATTGAATAAAAAAGCTTCGATTATGTTTAACGCGCGTGATCTATTTAACTCGAGGAAAATGGAGGGTTATATGGAAACTCCTCAGCTAATCTCTGATTTTGAAAGACGCTGGATGAAACGGATGTTTACACTTTCTTTCTCGTATAGATTCGGAAGTCAGGATTTATCGAAGCTCAAGAAAAAAGAAAATAATCCAAATGAAGTTAGCGGGGGCGAAGAATATTAA
- a CDS encoding ATP-dependent Clp protease adaptor ClpS, producing the protein MSTETAQETYSLSEILASVKESNRLILWNDDINTFDHVIFCMMHHLQYSESEAERIAFKVHNEGKCAILEGSLTEVEIYRKILKAEGLTVSVE; encoded by the coding sequence CTATTCCTTATCCGAAATTTTGGCTTCAGTTAAAGAGTCTAATCGATTGATTCTCTGGAACGATGATATCAATACTTTTGATCATGTCATCTTTTGTATGATGCATCATCTTCAGTATTCAGAATCTGAAGCCGAAAGAATTGCCTTTAAGGTTCACAATGAAGGTAAGTGTGCGATATTAGAAGGCTCATTGACCGAAGTGGAAATCTATCGGAAAATCTTGAAAGCAGAAGGTTTGACTGTTTCTGTAGAATAA